TGAGATAGCAAAGGTGGTGGTTAAGTTAAATTTACTAATGTCAACAGTTGCGAAGGATTTTGGTAAGTAATTTACACCTTAGAAAATTTTGCAGGACTGATTTAAGGAAGTCAAGCGAGGTTTTGAGGAAGTATGTTTTAATACATGATGTATTCCAAATTGTACTTTAAATTAAAATTATCTTTGTTATTTGTGCGGTTTGTATGTAAAGCCTACTATATATATAAGCCAAcattaaaaatattaatcaaAAAATGATCTCATGACTAAATATCAAAATATTGACTATGTTAAGAATATAAGCAATTTCTAGATATTTTCAGCTTCATCTTTTAgccttattttaatttttattgctGATGTAAGTTTCATAAATAGGATAACATAAGGGTAGTATTAGAAGAAAAGCAATTTCTCTTTTGCTTTTCCACAAAAGGGGCtaaaatatcacaaaaagtgtcaATTTGAAAGaggtaagtgagattttaaaaacttaCAGGGCGCTAAGTGATATTATAAGAAACTcgaagggaggtttctgaaattatccctattaaGTATTTGTAGCTCTAAAagagttgaaaaaaaatttaagaaagaTATAGTGTAAATAATAGTTTATCACTTGGTTGCCATTTTTTTTCACATAAGGTGCATAAAAGAATTCGAGGCTTCTAGATTATATACCttccaaaacaaattttttgcgaTATCCACAATCACAAAGTAAAAAGCAGAGATTGTTCAGCAACCAAAAGTCTATTCTATCACCGCTTCAAATTTGTTACATGCTTTTCACAATATTTTGCGAAGAGAAGTTTGTTATCTCCATTTAAAGTGGCAATCATCCTTTGATTGCTTTGTATattgttggcaactattcaaGCAAAAAATAGAAAGGATggtgaaaaagaaaatcatattTTCCATCTGGACTAACATTTTTGACAACTTATTaaaagattttaaattttcatcCAGAAAGAGGTTAAATGCATTTTAgtacttgaaagttgaaactATCGAAAATCCAATCAgttatgaatttttatttttttagaagATACCAAAATTAAACTTCATCTTAGTAAGAAttttaaagggataattttagaaacctcccttgaagtttctgacaatttcacctagTATCTTTGAGATTTACAATATTACACTTATCTCCCTTGGCCTTataaaataatcataataaCCTTAACATATCAATATTTTTCATGCAATCAAATAATCCGATCCTAATCTTGTGCATATGAATGCATTACACACAATTAGACATTAAATGGAAACTAAAATAAGGTTCACTCAAGGAATAACCAATTATGTTGAAAACACAATTTGAAGCATATTAcaaatttattttagttttgtttGGAGGATTTACAGATGAGTAGAAGAAGATGTGAATTGAAGGTTTAAGAAGGACAAGACTAGTGCTGGTACTCCAACATTTGAGAAATAGGATGTTATATTAATGcagttggtgaaatttttttggatttaataGTGctgatttttttgtttcatttgaggttttagaatttagggACTGATAGTGGTAGTGGTCCTATAGATAATGGTACtaatttggaatgtgaaaatgTGGAAGGCTTGGGATAGTAGAGATTAGAGTTGAAAGTGGTTTTGTGATGTTGTATatgttccaaaattttttaagaaTTTTATGGGAAAGTAAAATGAACTTCACAATTTTATGAGGGCATTTTAGattattcattcaaaattttgaccactGAATAATTTTTGTTGCCATAATAGTAACTTAAAGaaaggtatgtgtaatttttaaaatctcaagaAAACTAGGTTAAATTGTccaaaatctcaagggaggtttttgaaattatcccaattttaaaCAGCCCTTAGAGATTCTGTCAAGTAATGTTTTGTTATAGGATGAGGTTAAATCCACACTTCCACAATCTAAATTCACACCCTTACAACCAAGTTGACCAAAAGACCTATAGCATTTATGGAGCTTGGTAGAAACCCTTTCGATAAAAAATTAGGgtgttaaaaaaatgtatagGGTGTTAATTTGGActtaaaatttacataattaTGAATGGTTTTAAAATTTCTGACATTTTTTTATTCACTTTGATGGCATTTATTTTTTCCTcttatttgattgtttttgtCTCTTTCCATCATGTAAGAGGGGATGagagattttcttttttaaaattgtgttaagaaaatatttttaccttTTTGGCACATTGCACTTCAAAGTTGATTGAAgtataattttagaaaatactagctgataaatatataattaggaTGATggtattaaaaaatttaaattgattaaaatttgtaattgattttttaaaCTTTGTATGAAAGACAAGGTTTTATATTGAAAGAAGTTTTTATAAAACTACTATGGGCTTTATTGTCATTTTAATACTAGGAGTGTGGATTTAGCGCTACCCTTCGTTATATTCACTATGCCACTTTTTTTAAGAATACATAATCAGGCTAACGATTAGGAATAAAATTTCTTAAACAATCTTTTTAAGTTGAATTGgcaacccctttttttttttatccatttTTAATCTTTCCCTTTTGTGGTAGAAAGAGTAAACCCAACCATActcaaagacaaaaaaaaaaaatgaaattaaatatGCAATATAAACCCAATTATAATTGGAAAAGAAATGTAATCCCTCCCTTCCAAGATTTAGCAAAGTGACGTTATGCAAAGTGTTTGAACCAATCAAATtgattcatttttaaaaaacacATCAGCCCAACCAATTCAAAATCCCAATAGTATTCGTAAAAATCTTGTCAATTTTCTCACCATGCAAGTCTATAAATTCACATACCACCAGCTCACAAAAGCATATCATATCCAACCTTCAAATAGCAATacattatttttagtttatcattcttgatatttttttcacaaatataTTCACGACAATGCCTTGTTCTTCTTCCGTGAAGAATAAAGCTTTCtgccttcttcttctcttcgtTTCAGGTATTAATCCATAAaagttttcttcttcatctttttttttaccGTTCAAACATGGCTGTTTGTTATTATGTAAATAAATCTTAATTGTAATTAGTATCTGTTACTAGGCATCCccagattctttttttttttttggccatgTTTATTATTATGTGAGTAAACTTCGTTGCAATCATCATTAATAAACCTCATCAATTTCTTAGTATAGCTCTATTATCTTGGTTGGTCTTCTGAGTTTTTCGTTTCAATGGTTAACTAAGataacttttcttttctctttcttggtttggctAATTATTAGTTTTAGAAATCTACAACTGGAAGTTGAATCATTAGTTTGTAGCTTAAAACTAAATTCTGATTTGAACAATCTCTAGTCCTAAGCATGGTAACGAACGCTAGCATGATTCTtactcctttttttctttttaaaacaaaGTTTCTCATCAGTTGTTAATGTTACATTACTGAATTATGTGATTCACACGACTTTGTTCGACtttttgattttatatttttcttgggttttttttttttttttttgcatccgTACTTTCATATAAACATAGAtagtcaaaattcaaaactaataATTTTACGAAATATTCTTCGAAAGGAAAAAATCATATGAgcttagaaagaaaaaaagatcaGTAGTGTAACAACTAACAAGTAACAATTCGATAATCCAATTCCTTTGTGCCAATCTGCAACAAATTTCCCCTacctggaaaaagaatattaacCTGTTTATTGTTTTATTGGTAATAATTACCCCTGTAATTGCTGTGCAAACCATAAAGATTACAAAGATTAATGTCCTTAAGAATTTTTCGAGTTTTTATGGCAATGATATTTTTAGTATTTATTACTATCCAGAAAACCAACCTCAATAATTGCATAGCTTGTTTTACTTAAATTTGTGGTAAAGATGAATGGGAAGTCTctaatctatttttttttttttttgggaaaattttgaagaattctTGGCAGGGATAGCATTAGCTGCAGAGGGTACTCAAAAGCAAAATCTTGGAATAGTACATCTATTGAGGAGTAGATAAAGAATTCATCAAAAGTTGTTCTTATTTGCTAAAGAAAAGTTAAATCATACCGTTCAAATTAGGGAAAATCATTGAAGTAAAAAGCCCTGTTTTTGGTCTCTCACACTTGCAAATAGCCCATTTTTGGTCATTCACATATAGAAAGATGGAAAATCATCCCTCACATTTGCAAtatgaataaaatttaattatctatatattttatattttatataattaagaTATATTTATGATGTCATTAATTACACCATCTTTGGTTAGTATTTCGTCTAAGTAATGCAAACCTTAATTATGTATCAAAAAATTTCGGGGGTAATATGGGATCAACACATCGTTTCCCTCCAAATAAGAGGTCTCGTGCTAGCACCTAATCCCTTTCCCCAAATAAAACCCAATTCTGAATTCAAATAGTGTTTTGAAACTCACGCTAGACACTAACTTGGTTGAAATCATGGTCAAAAGACAGCGGACTTTACTAGTTGAGTTAGGGTCTAAAAATTAGAGAATCGAATGATGTAATAATAACATCATAGATACGTTTTAATTATATAACTAAAGgtttaataaaatatatttgtaataaATGTGAGGGAACAAAAAATAACGTTTTATAAATGTGAGAGACCATTTTACATCTTTTCATATATGATGGACCAAAAAAGGACTTGTTACAAATATGAGGGACAATTTCATTGATTTTCCCGTTCAAGTAAACAACGAATTATGCTATTACTTcgctatttttctttctttctttttaagatACAATGTACAATGTAAAATTGTAAAGATACAGCGTCTGAATATACATTTTGAAATCAATGacctcaaatttttttttaaaattgtcagtcagtgtatataagatttactcttgtaaagattaatttttcctacactGATGGATGAAAGACaactatataaaatttaaatttgaaattcaacttttgtacacaTATCATGAATCAAACGATGATAGTacatacactgtcagtgtatataagatttacttttgtaaggattaatttttcctacgctgacagtgtatacattattaacgttggatgaatgataactatataaaatttaaatttgaaattctatTTTTGTACAcgtatcataaattaaatgctTATAgtttatacactgtcagtgtatataaaattttactCTTATACTATTTATATTGATAATGGTCCAAGCCGGGCTCCCAATTATTTGCGGCTAAGTGGGCCGATTTTGGGTTAGTTCGGCCCTATTAACAATCCTATTTCTCGGTAACCGCCTACACGGTGCCTTAATAGAAATTTTTTGCCCTCCATTCCCAAATTTCCCAATTCTTCTGCAATTTCCTAAACCCTAGAAATCATTTTCGACGTCGATTCTCCTCTCTTCTGAGAAGATGGCGACAATCAGCTTAAGGAAGGGGAACACAAGGCTTCCACCAGAGGTGAACAGAGTTCTCTACGTCCGAAACCTTCCGTTCAACATCACCAGCGAGGAAATGTACGATATATTCGGGAAATACGGCGCCATCCGGCAGATTCGAATCGGCACGAACAAGGATACTCGCGGCACCGCTTTCGTTGTTTATGAAGATATCTATGATGCTAAAACCGCCGTCGACCACTTGTCTGGCTTCAATGTCGCCAACAGATACCTCATCGTTCTCTACTATCAGCAAGCTAAGATGAGCAAGAAGTTTGatcagaagaagaaagaagaagagattATTAAGTTGCAAGAGAAGTATGGGGTTGGTCTGGCCGCTAAAGATAAGTAGATAGCCGAAttagcttttcttccttttaatttagggtttttacggaatTGATGTACTTTTTTTTGGGGAGTGGGGGGGTGGGTGGGTGGGTGTGGTGGTGGGGTGGTTGAGTGAATCACTGTTATCTGGTGTTTCTGTTAATGTGATATTTGTATTACAATTTTCTGGATATGATACTGAATTTCTTGGTGTCTATATTTGAATCACCCAGTGCTATATATGATAtagttaaatatatatatatatatctgataaaattttatttgttcgTAGAGTAACTGAGCTTGATATACGCTCTTGAAGAATTATATGCAGAGCGAGATCATCAAGCACGGTAAAGAAAGTTTCAGAGATATGTAATCaatcccaaaaaaataaaaaaaaaatctaatcagCTGTACAAATAATTGGTGGTTTGAATGTGCAGCTTGTACTTTTGCTTCTTGGATTATGACTAAGTTTTATGGTTAAAATTGTGTTGCTGGTGTTGATTGTTGTTTTGTCGCTTTTAGTAGAGAGAGAAATGTTTTGCAAGATTAGTTGTTTggcagttatgaagcaaatacCAAGATGCATTCAGGGCTCTTGGGATAACCTATGACTGCAGAAGAGTGCTTGAGATGATGATGAAAAACCTGTACAAAAGGGGGAAGGTATCATCAGCATTTCAGGTTTTAAAACTAATGGAGAAACAGGGTCGTTACAAGAGCTTGTAACCATAAAACTCTGATTTTGCACGCTGGGAAGCAAAGGTTGAATATTTGAACTTGTGGACTGACAGATGAGGTGAGAGAGAGGTGTTTTTAACTATATTTTAACTTACAACACTGTAACAAGTTGCCTTTGTGAAGTGGGAAGAATAGAAGAAGCTACTTCTCCTTTAGAGGACATGTTATGAATACAGCTCCCAAGTATTAACTTGTTCAAGTTGTTTATAGAAGCCTGTTGCAAAGTTGGTAAATTTATGCTCACTCAATAAAATGATTGCTTATGGGTATGGGTTTGATCCTGTGTGGTTTATGCCAGCGGTTGATGCATTAACATGCATATAGCTGCAGAAGACAGGGTGATAAACAAGGTTTTCTAGCAGCCGGGCTGATAAATTTGAATGGTGATGTCTGTCATGGTGTTGGCTTCTATGATGCTTGCACTTTAAATCTTTGGCCTAGTCTAGTTTTTATAGTATTGCTGCTGGAATTGGGATGTTTTGCAAGGGATTAACCCCTTGACTAAGCAGTCCATTTCTTCCCATCTCCCAGACGCCGTTTTTGGTTGAGGGTGATGGCAGCATTATTTGTTACCCAAGTGCAGAAGGCAAAGTCAAATCTCTTCTGCCTGGTTTGTGTTTTGCAAGTCCTCAAAGCAGCCTTGGTTTAGGAATCAGGAATGGAATAAGCACCTTCTTCTGGATAGTCTTTCTGTTCACGTAGCGGCTGCTCAAACTCCTTGCTTCTGCCTGATAAATTTTTTCATTGTATGAGGTATTAGCATTGTCTCCAGGTTCTTCTTTTGCGCTAAATGAGGAGAGATCATCTCTTCTTACATTATCAAGTCTCTGCTGCCATTTGAGGTAATGAATATTAGTGGGCTATTGGTGGAACTAAGACACCTATTGCAATTGATGGAACTAAGACTCCAAATTGCATAATATTGGGAGGCTGTACTCTTGCTACTTGGCGGACCTCATTCTTCAATTGGGAACTAAGACACCAGGTTTTGTTTTCTGGAATATTGGGATGgccaaaaaataaaaggttgTATTGTGAGTTAGTAGTCTCTTGTGCAAACAGAAATGTATCTTGAGGCACAACAGCTTTTCCATTGTACTTTCAAGCTTTCCCTTCTCTCATCAGGTTCAATCTGATCTTGATTTGTTTGTCTGTGCCCTGTCATCAGCGTCGAGTAGAGTTATAGCAGTGGTATGGCATGAACCTGGTTTACTACCGTACAAGTTACAGATTGATCAGGGTTTTGAGGGTAACCCAGAGATAGCTGGCGGTTGCAGAGACGTTAGTTTGCAGGATTTACATTGAAGTTATTTGGGACCTCTCATGTCCTTTTGGTGTGCGTACTGATGTGGAAGCTGAAGCTTTAGCACTTTTAGGGCTTCAAGCTTTGTGATCTTTGCAACATTTGCTCGGTCGAAATTGAGATGATCTCGAGTTCTCTTTCACAGCCTATAACCATTGTCAATCTCCATGGCATCCTTTGCatttcatttgtttcaaatacCATTGCTGATTGTTGCTGCTTGTCTGTGTCCTTCCCATTGTACTAGTTTTGGCTTCCACGCATTTGTGCAGTGGCGCCCAGGTGTAAGCATTTTTGCATATCGTTGACTTTAAATTTTGCAAATTGGCAATTAGTGCTAATTATCTAAGTCGGATGTTGAAGTTTTCTGATGTTGAGTTGAATATGATAAAGATTAAAATATATGCAAAGAGCATTGATTCAACAGAATTGAATGCCAACAATCTGTTGGTGGTATTAACAAAGTTCAAATTCTGCAATACTGAAAATTTCGATGTATGGAAGCCATATTACGAGTATAATAACTGAAGGCAAATGTACATTCCATCCATATGTCAAAACTAATTGAGGCCGTGCCCATCCAAAAGCATTTAATTACAatcatatttttggaaaaatatagCGAAGTGTTTATATCTCTTTATAGTTATATTTAGCGTACACATGTTTTTAGAATTTTGGAGTTGACAATGTAGTGTGCCGTTAATAGTAAAAAGAACAATGcttatgttttcttttttcatgaatattcatttttttattagcTTTTCGCAGTCAAAGGAAATTGTGCATGGTTGTTTAAAGAATATgacaattttgttaattttttaagAAGTACTTATTGATTGATAATCTGTGGATTTTTACAGCATAGAAATAAATTAGCTGGTTTCCGCAATGTGGACAGTTTTTTTGTTTAGGCAGAATATCAGGAGTATCAACTATGAAATCCAACAGTCCTCTTCCTTTCTTGCAAATTCTTCCTAAAACcaagtaataaaaaataattgaaagcaTTAAAAATTTATGCAAATCTTATTCAACATAACTTGTTGGAAGGAATCAAGTCTAACCCGAAGGCTATCTTCTTGATTTACCGTGGCCTGTACAGACTGATTACCCGGAACTAACGCCGATGCGTAGAAGTTAAAATATAgttatggattaattttttttaaattgacagtgtatacattatcagtTTTAGATAAATgacaattatacaaaatttaaatttgaaatccaaCTTTTGCACATGTGTCATAAATCtaacgatgatagtgtatatactatcagtgtCTATAAAATTTATCCGTTAGTTATCACTAAACTTAATTGAAGTTGAAACACAACTTAGTTGATACTAAAAATCACGGTACCTGAATCTTGATGCATAAGAACAGAGCTATTGTCACAGGAAGCAGAAGGCTGGATCAAAGGTCGAGCCTCTACCACTGCATTATTGCCGTACTAAGATCAATCTTGAAGCTCGCCAAACTCTGCATCTTGGTCAAGTTACTTTTGGCCCAGAGCAATGAACATTATTGATCTGAAGAAGATGTGTGACCTACTTTTTAATTGCCAAGAAATTTATAGGGAGACTTGACCAGATCCTAAATGAAGACTTTAAAAGTAGAATTTGATTGAATCTCGAAGTTGGCTTTCATCCAATTTTCgttagaaagagagagagatacaAATTGTTGGAATCATTATAAAGCAAAGGCCAATTGGAAGGTAAAGAAGGCCAAAAAGGGTGTTTAGTTAGTCCAATATTAATCTCGTTTAGCCAATCATATTTCGATCCcattctatttttttatttttgtcttttccatTTGAGTACAGTTAAGAAGACATAATGAAAGAACACAGAGACCAATTACGTCCAAGTTTAAACTTCAGGAACCAAATTTAACGTGTAGAAAACAGATAAAAGGAACTGAGGAGGGTATTTCCAGCTCGGCTAGAGCTGGGGTCCCTCCCTGTGTTTCTTCGTTTGCAGGCTGCTTCGGCCTCTCACCATCGGGAATTCACTTCGGCCCAATTACTGCCTCGGCCAGGGCTTTCCCTCATGAAGCCAAAGTCACGTATAATGACCTGGCAACCGGAGTTGTGGAACATGGTCCCTGACACCTCTGATACTTCTGATAAAGCTGCCCTGACATGCGCCGCCTGACACACGGCTGTTCCGGCGCACCTTTCCGCAGAGTCCATCAAGTCACTTTGATACGCTGACCCTGCCAGATCTCTAGGGACCTGTGCAAGCAGTTCCTCTTTCTTGTCCACCCCCTATAAATACTCAACGcctccactgagaaaggggacgATCAATCTTCTGGTAAGAGCATACCAGTCTTATTTATACTTATTACTCTTTCACTATCGAACTGACTTAAGCTTCGGAGTTACACCGAGGACTTTAGTCCCTCTTACAACTTAAACAGGTGACCTCGTCTAAGAGGACTACCCAAGATAAGAGGTCTTCTCCAGCTCGGGTGACTCACTCCAGCGAGACGAAAACAACCTCTTCAGGAACTACATTCTCTACCTGGTAACGTACAAAATAAATCCCGTTCCCAGAAGAAACAAAATGAaccggtaaaaaaaaaaagaaaaaagaaaaaaagggataaCACCATAGATGGGATGAGACTGCGTGTTGtcaacttgctttcttttctaaATATgtattaatctagaattaatatcaaaaacctcccttgaggtttctcttaatatcacttagcacttctaaagttttaaaaaatcacttacctcccttatttttgttattgtgtaacaaaatttttaaaaaccctaaactaccctttaattgctaaataaaaatattcctaaaccaCTTTGCTTATTTCAATAAAACCATAACCTAAAAAATAATCTCTAGTAATACTGCCAGGTCATAATGCTATAGGCcataaaaatatatttcaaaaataaaaagatatttacaaagaaatacacttgcgcCAATTGAATTCTATATGctcaaaactaattttttatgaattatatatttttttccaacTTCATCTAAATCAGTGCCCAAATCTTTTAAATTGTACTGATCATTATaaaaaatcaactcaaaataagaaaatgaatcatACCCCACTCTATCACAA
This Coffea arabica cultivar ET-39 chromosome 3e, Coffea Arabica ET-39 HiFi, whole genome shotgun sequence DNA region includes the following protein-coding sequences:
- the LOC113737847 gene encoding splicing factor 3B subunit 6-like protein — its product is MATISLRKGNTRLPPEVNRVLYVRNLPFNITSEEMYDIFGKYGAIRQIRIGTNKDTRGTAFVVYEDIYDAKTAVDHLSGFNVANRYLIVLYYQQAKMSKKFDQKKKEEEIIKLQEKYGVGLAAKDK